The Streptomyces vinaceus genome contains the following window.
CCTCGTCGTGCCCGAGCAGCGCGTCGTCCCACTCGTCGGCTCCCGGTCCGCCCTCGACGGGCGGAGCGAGGGTCATCCGCCGCATCAGGGTCCGGGCCAGGGTGACCGTCTCGGCGCCGACCTCCTCCCGGGTGGACCCGTCGAGGATCTTCGGCACGAGGGCGGCGGCGGCCCGGTCCAGAGCCCGTTCCATCTCGGCCGCCGCACCACCGCGCAGCGGTGTCATCCGGCCCTCGATCTCCCGGAGTGACCCCCGGACCTGGAGTCCGGCGAAGGTGGCCGTCGCGGCCATCACCGAGGTGCCGGTCGCGGCCAGCGGGCTGCCCTCGGCGGGGCAGCACCGCTCGTCGGGGCAGCAGTAGGACCAGTACCGGCCGCCTGAGATGCACAGCGCCTCCATCACCGGCACGTCGAGCGCCCCGCACGCCAGCCGGATGCGCTGGGCCAGCGGCCGCAGCCGGGTCATCACCCGCTGGCCGCTCTCGCCCTGTGCCGGGTCCTGGCAGAGGAAGACGACGATGCCGTCGGGCTTGGCATCGCGCCGCTCGCTGCCCCGCACCAGGCAGTCGGCGACCTGCCGGGCGGTGTCCTCCCACTCCGCCTGCGCCGCGGGGATGCCGACGCGCAGCCGGCCGCCGAAGCGCCCGCCCTCGCCGTGCACGGTGACCATGACGAGGGAGTCGGTCGGGTGGAAGCCGAGCATGTAGGGCAGTGCGTCGGCCAGTTCGGCCGGGCTGCGCAGGGTGATCCGGGGGTCGAGGGCGGGTCCGGACGGGCTGATGGCGGGCCGGTCGGACGGGATGCGTGATTCGCGGTCGTTCGTCATGCCCCGACGGTCCCGCAGGCGATCAGATCCCGAAAGCCCTGTGGATAACTCTTGATCGTTCAACATCCACAGGCCCGGGAACGCCCCTTGACATGGTGTCAGGGCATCAGATCGGGGCGGCAGTTCGCCGGACGCCGGCGCCCTGCGCCGCCGGACGCCGGCGGCGCAGGGCGCCCGCGTACAGGACTCCGCGCCTCCCGGTGGGCTCAGCCGGCCGTCGCCAGGATCAGCGGGAGGACCTGTCCGGCGCCCGCCTGCCGGATCAGGCGGGCGGCGACCGCCAGGGTCCAGCCGGAGTCGGAGTAGTCGTCCACGAGGAGGACGGGGCCCGGCGACTGCGCCAGGGCGGCGGCCAGTTCCCCGGAGACGGCGAAGGCCCCGGACAGGGCCCGCAGGCGCTGGGCGGAGTTGCTGCGGCGCACCGCGTGCGCCCCGCCCGGCCCGGTGTACGTCAGGGTGCCCAGGTACGGGAGGCGGCCGATGCGCGCGATCCCCTCCGCGAGGGAACCCACGAGCTGCGGGCGGGACAGGGAGGGCACGGCGACGACGCCCACGGGCCGGGCGGAGGCGTCCGGGACACCGGGGGCCCAGCCGCCCGGCGAGCGCGCCCAGTCGGCGAGGACGGCCACCGCCGCGTTCAGCACGTCGTCGGGGACCGGCCCGTCGGGGGCGTTCTCGGCGAGCAGCGGACGCAGCCGGTTGCCCCAGCCGATGTCCGAGAGCCGGCCCAGCGCCCGGCCGGTGGAGCACTGCTCCCCGGCCGGGATGCGTCCCTTGAGGCTGACGCCCAGGGCGGCCATGCCGGTGGGCCACATCCGGCGGGGCTCCACCTCGACCCCCGGGCGCTCCAGTTCCTTCGCCGCGCCGGTCAGGGTCTCCGCCGACACGGAGGAATCGGCCCAGGCACCCGCGCAGTTGTCGCACCGGCCGCACGGGGCGGCGCCCTCGTCGTCCAGCTGGCGGCGCAGGAACTCCATCCGGCACCCGGAGGTGCTCACGTAGTCCCGCATGGCCTGCTGCTCGGCGGCGCGCTGGCGGGCGACCCAGGCGTACCGCTCGGAGTCGTACGTCCACTCCCTCCCGGTGGAGCTCCAGCCGCCCTTGACCCGCTTGACGGCCCCGTCGACGTCGAGCACCTTGAGCATGGTCTCCAGCCGGGTGCGCCGCAGCTCCACCGCCGCTTCCAGCGCGGGGACGGACAGCGGCCGCCCGGCGTCGGCGAGGGCCGCCAGGGTCTGCCGTACCTGGGCCTCGGGCGGGAAGGCGGTGTCGGCGAAGTACCGCCAGATGGCCTCGTCCTCCTTGCCCGGCAGCAGCAGCACCTCGGCGTGCTCGACCCCGCGCCCGGCGCGGCCGACCTGCTGGTAGTAGGCGATCGGCGAGGACGGCGAGCCGAGGTGGATCACGAAGCCCAGGTCGGGCTTGTCGAAGCCCATGCCCAGCGCCGAGGTGGCGACGAGCGCCTTGACCCGGTTGGCCTGGAGGTCGTCCTCGGCCTGCAGCCGGTCGGCGTTCTCCGTCTTGCCCGTGTACGAGGCCACCGGGAAGCCGCGCTGGCGCAGGAACGCGGCGGCCTCCTCGGCCGCGGCCACCGTCAGCGTGTAGATGATCCCCGAGCCGGGCAGCTCGTCCAGGTGCTCGGCGAGCCAGGCCAGCCGGTGCGCCGCGTCCGGCAGCTCGACCACGCCCAGGCGCAGGCTCTCCCGGTCGAGCGGGCCGCGCAGCACCAGGGCCTCGCCGGCCCCCGTGCCCAGCTGCTCCGCCACGTCCGCGGTGACGCGGGCGTTGGCGGTCGCGGTGGTGGCCAGGACCGGGACGCCGGGGGCGAGCTCGGCGAGCATGGCCCGCAGCCGGCGGTAGTCGGGACGGAAGTCGTGGCCCCAGTCGGAGATGCAGTGGGCCTCGTCGACCACGAGCAGACCGGTCGTCGCCGCCAGCTTGGGCAGCACCTGCTCGCGGAAGTCCACGGAATTGAGGCGTTCGGGGCTGACGAGGAGCACGTCGGTCTCGCCGCGCTCGACCTCCCCGTAGATGGCGTCCCACTCCTCCGGGTTGGCCGAGTTGATGGTGCGCGCCTGGATGCCGGCCCGCGCCGCCGCCTCCACCTGGTTGCGCATCAGGGCCAGCAGCGGCGAGATGATCACCGTGGGGCCGGAGCCGCGCCGGCGCAGCAGCGCGGTGGCGACGAAGTACACCGCCGACTTGCCCCAGCCGGTGCGCTGTACCACCAGGGCCCGTCGGCGCTCCTCCACCAGGGCGGCCACGGCCTGCCACTGGTCCTCCCGCAGCCGCGCCCCGCTCCCGGGCGCGCCGACGAGCTCAGCGAGGATGGCATCGGCTTCGGTGCGGAGCTCCAGGTTGTCCATG
Protein-coding sequences here:
- a CDS encoding RecQ family ATP-dependent DNA helicase, whose amino-acid sequence is MDNLELRTEADAILAELVGAPGSGARLREDQWQAVAALVEERRRALVVQRTGWGKSAVYFVATALLRRRGSGPTVIISPLLALMRNQVEAAARAGIQARTINSANPEEWDAIYGEVERGETDVLLVSPERLNSVDFREQVLPKLAATTGLLVVDEAHCISDWGHDFRPDYRRLRAMLAELAPGVPVLATTATANARVTADVAEQLGTGAGEALVLRGPLDRESLRLGVVELPDAAHRLAWLAEHLDELPGSGIIYTLTVAAAEEAAAFLRQRGFPVASYTGKTENADRLQAEDDLQANRVKALVATSALGMGFDKPDLGFVIHLGSPSSPIAYYQQVGRAGRGVEHAEVLLLPGKEDEAIWRYFADTAFPPEAQVRQTLAALADAGRPLSVPALEAAVELRRTRLETMLKVLDVDGAVKRVKGGWSSTGREWTYDSERYAWVARQRAAEQQAMRDYVSTSGCRMEFLRRQLDDEGAAPCGRCDNCAGAWADSSVSAETLTGAAKELERPGVEVEPRRMWPTGMAALGVSLKGRIPAGEQCSTGRALGRLSDIGWGNRLRPLLAENAPDGPVPDDVLNAAVAVLADWARSPGGWAPGVPDASARPVGVVAVPSLSRPQLVGSLAEGIARIGRLPYLGTLTYTGPGGAHAVRRSNSAQRLRALSGAFAVSGELAAALAQSPGPVLLVDDYSDSGWTLAVAARLIRQAGAGQVLPLILATAG
- a CDS encoding DUF4192 domain-containing protein; this encodes MTNDRESRIPSDRPAISPSGPALDPRITLRSPAELADALPYMLGFHPTDSLVMVTVHGEGGRFGGRLRVGIPAAQAEWEDTARQVADCLVRGSERRDAKPDGIVVFLCQDPAQGESGQRVMTRLRPLAQRIRLACGALDVPVMEALCISGGRYWSYCCPDERCCPAEGSPLAATGTSVMAATATFAGLQVRGSLREIEGRMTPLRGGAAAEMERALDRAAAALVPKILDGSTREEVGAETVTLARTLMRRMTLAPPVEGGPGADEWDDALLGHDEAATVILGLQDREIRDVAAEWMEGEEAAPALRLWRALARRCVGAYGEHAAAPLTLAGWVSWSAGDEPTARIALGLALRADADYRFAQLLHHACNEGIDPEGLRACLREERRRREPRRKRAAATTRPPGRREAQPRREPRRTAGSDQ